From Dendropsophus ebraccatus isolate aDenEbr1 chromosome 2, aDenEbr1.pat, whole genome shotgun sequence, a single genomic window includes:
- the LOC138783128 gene encoding E3 ubiquitin-protein ligase RNF31-like isoform X1, whose translation MSCEHDMGTDTMKINTQGHSCFQSFIHRCLLWFCCRKRGSFSVTQSSNVPHINTDDTTDDVDAEEWKQKIFDDLCQINDGSWRMEDIQEAVSSCTDYTSALQYLSHECQICCEKYPYSKFVKMTHCNCSFCEKCFIHHFSSVIKEKSIIHVVCPICGKPDLENEGNTEESMEYFNLLDTQIHHYLDSATHELFQCKLRDRALLEMPNFCWCSHCSFGILHERDTLQMKCPTCKKITCFNCKEQWEDIHEILSCEEFRLWKMKNKDEELNAYLTKNGIECPSCRFRFDLWKGGCLHFKCTQCQYDFCGGCRQPFLQGSKCDFSDDCHGKGLHAHHRRDCFYYLRDWDVERLQQLLQNGIRYKSNIIKELSVPLERIFNLQRAKSNMQMEKAEDGEEKDHTSNETEEKEYLVKVINDNFLDPVDLYTEKEMQVELQRWNITIPEDCGNDRKEAYLQTLQMKIKEEIPLFVNLEIYQD comes from the exons GTAGTTTCAGTGTAACTCAAAGCAGCAACGTTCCCCATATAAACACTGATGATACAACAGATGACGTCGAT GCGGAGGAATGGAAACAAAAAATCTTTGATGATTTATGTCAGATCAATGATGGCTCATGGAGAATGGAAGATATACAAGAAGCTGTTTCCTCCTGTACAGATTACACATCTGCCCTACAGTACTTGTCCCATGAGTGTCAGATCTGCTGTGAGAAATACCCATATTCAAAG TTTGTGAAGATGACACATTGCAATTGCTCCTTCTGTGAAAAGTGTTTCATTCATCATTTCTCTTCGGTGATCAAAGAGAAGAGTATCATCCATGTGGTGTGTCCCATCTGCGGGAAGCCTGATCTAGAGAATGAAGGCAACACAGAGGAGTCCATGGAGTATTTCAATTTGTTGGACACACAG aTCCATCACTATCTTGATTCAGCAACACATGAGCTGTTTCAATGTAAACTGAGGGACCGAGCACTCCTGGAGATGCCCAATTTTTGCTGGTGCAGTCAT TGTTCATTTGGTATTTTGCATGAAAGAGACACATTACAAATGAAATGTCCAACCTGCAAAAAGATCACCTGCTTCAACTGCAAAGAACAA TGGGAAGACATTCATGAAATATTGAGTTGTGAGGAGTTTAGGTTgtggaaaatgaaaaataaagatgAAGAGCTGAATGCTTATCTCACCAAGAATGGAATTG AATGTCCATCCTGCAGATTTCGGTTTGATTTGTGGAAAGGTGGATGCTTACACTTTAAGTGCACACAATGTCAGTATGATTTCTGTGGAGGATGCAGACAACCATTTCTTCAAGGATCC AAATGTGACTTCTCCGATGACTGTCATGGGAAGGGCTTACATGCGCATCACAGACGTGATTGTTTCTATTACCTAAGAGACTGGGATGTAGAGAGACTGCAGCAGCTTCTTCAG AACGGCATACGGTACAAGAGTAACATCATCAAAGAGCTGTCCGTACCCTTAGAAA GAATCTTCAATTTACAGAGAGCAAAATCTAACATGCAAATGGAGAAGGcagaagatggagaagaaaaagatcATACTTCCAACGA AACAGAAGAAAAGGAATACTTGGTGAAAGTAATAAATGACAATTTCTTGGATCCAGTTGATCTGTATACAGAAAAAGAGATGCAAGTAGAACTTCAAAGATGGAATATTACAATTCCAGAAGATTGCGGTAATGACAGAAAGGAAGCATACCTACAGACCCTTCAAATG AAAATAAAGGAAGAAATACCTCTCTTTGTGAATCTGGAAATATATCAAGATTGA
- the LOC138783128 gene encoding E3 ubiquitin-protein ligase RNF31-like isoform X2: MSCEHDMGTDTMKINTQGHSCFQSFIHRCLLWFCCRKRGSFSVTQSSNVPHINTDDTTDDVDAEEWKQKIFDDLCQINDGSWRMEDIQEAVSSCTDYTSALQYLSHECQICCEKYPYSKFVKMTHCNCSFCEKCFIHHFSSVIKEKSIIHVVCPICGKPDLENEGNTEESMEYFNLLDTQIHHYLDSATHELFQCKLRDRALLEMPNFCWCSHCSFGILHERDTLQMKCPTCKKITCFNCKEQWEDIHEILSCEEFRLWKMKNKDEELNAYLTKNGIECPSCRFRFDLWKGGCLHFKCTQCQYDFCGGCRQPFLQGSKCDFSDDCHGKGLHAHHRRDCFYYLRDWDVERLQQLLQESSIYREQNLTCKWRRQKMEKKKIILPTKEKEYLVKVINDNFLDPVDLYTEKEMQVELQRWNITIPEDCGNDRKEAYLQTLQMKIKEEIPLFVNLEIYQD; the protein is encoded by the exons GTAGTTTCAGTGTAACTCAAAGCAGCAACGTTCCCCATATAAACACTGATGATACAACAGATGACGTCGAT GCGGAGGAATGGAAACAAAAAATCTTTGATGATTTATGTCAGATCAATGATGGCTCATGGAGAATGGAAGATATACAAGAAGCTGTTTCCTCCTGTACAGATTACACATCTGCCCTACAGTACTTGTCCCATGAGTGTCAGATCTGCTGTGAGAAATACCCATATTCAAAG TTTGTGAAGATGACACATTGCAATTGCTCCTTCTGTGAAAAGTGTTTCATTCATCATTTCTCTTCGGTGATCAAAGAGAAGAGTATCATCCATGTGGTGTGTCCCATCTGCGGGAAGCCTGATCTAGAGAATGAAGGCAACACAGAGGAGTCCATGGAGTATTTCAATTTGTTGGACACACAG aTCCATCACTATCTTGATTCAGCAACACATGAGCTGTTTCAATGTAAACTGAGGGACCGAGCACTCCTGGAGATGCCCAATTTTTGCTGGTGCAGTCAT TGTTCATTTGGTATTTTGCATGAAAGAGACACATTACAAATGAAATGTCCAACCTGCAAAAAGATCACCTGCTTCAACTGCAAAGAACAA TGGGAAGACATTCATGAAATATTGAGTTGTGAGGAGTTTAGGTTgtggaaaatgaaaaataaagatgAAGAGCTGAATGCTTATCTCACCAAGAATGGAATTG AATGTCCATCCTGCAGATTTCGGTTTGATTTGTGGAAAGGTGGATGCTTACACTTTAAGTGCACACAATGTCAGTATGATTTCTGTGGAGGATGCAGACAACCATTTCTTCAAGGATCC AAATGTGACTTCTCCGATGACTGTCATGGGAAGGGCTTACATGCGCATCACAGACGTGATTGTTTCTATTACCTAAGAGACTGGGATGTAGAGAGACTGCAGCAGCTTCTTCAG GAATCTTCAATTTACAGAGAGCAAAATCTAACATGCAAATGGAGAAGGcagaagatggagaagaaaaagatcATACTTCCAACGA AAGAAAAGGAATACTTGGTGAAAGTAATAAATGACAATTTCTTGGATCCAGTTGATCTGTATACAGAAAAAGAGATGCAAGTAGAACTTCAAAGATGGAATATTACAATTCCAGAAGATTGCGGTAATGACAGAAAGGAAGCATACCTACAGACCCTTCAAATG AAAATAAAGGAAGAAATACCTCTCTTTGTGAATCTGGAAATATATCAAGATTGA
- the LOC138783128 gene encoding E3 ubiquitin-protein ligase RNF31-like isoform X3, protein MSCEHDMGTDTMKINTQGHSCFQSFIHRCLLWFCCRKRGSFSVTQSSNVPHINTDDTTDDVDAEEWKQKIFDDLCQINDGSWRMEDIQEAVSSCTDYTSALQYLSHECQICCEKYPYSKFVKMTHCNCSFCEKCFIHHFSSVIKEKSIIHVVCPICGKPDLENEGNTEESMEYFNLLDTQIHHYLDSATHELFQCKLRDRALLEMPNFCWCSHCSFGILHERDTLQMKCPTCKKITCFNCKEQWEDIHEILSCEEFRLWKMKNKDEELNAYLTKNGIECPSCRFRFDLWKGGCLHFKCTQCQYDFCGGCRQPFLQGSKCDFSDDCHGKGLHAHHRRDCFYYLRDWDVERLQQLLQNGIRYKSNIIKELSVPLERIFNLQRAKSNMQMEKAEDGEEKDHTSNERKGILGESNK, encoded by the exons GTAGTTTCAGTGTAACTCAAAGCAGCAACGTTCCCCATATAAACACTGATGATACAACAGATGACGTCGAT GCGGAGGAATGGAAACAAAAAATCTTTGATGATTTATGTCAGATCAATGATGGCTCATGGAGAATGGAAGATATACAAGAAGCTGTTTCCTCCTGTACAGATTACACATCTGCCCTACAGTACTTGTCCCATGAGTGTCAGATCTGCTGTGAGAAATACCCATATTCAAAG TTTGTGAAGATGACACATTGCAATTGCTCCTTCTGTGAAAAGTGTTTCATTCATCATTTCTCTTCGGTGATCAAAGAGAAGAGTATCATCCATGTGGTGTGTCCCATCTGCGGGAAGCCTGATCTAGAGAATGAAGGCAACACAGAGGAGTCCATGGAGTATTTCAATTTGTTGGACACACAG aTCCATCACTATCTTGATTCAGCAACACATGAGCTGTTTCAATGTAAACTGAGGGACCGAGCACTCCTGGAGATGCCCAATTTTTGCTGGTGCAGTCAT TGTTCATTTGGTATTTTGCATGAAAGAGACACATTACAAATGAAATGTCCAACCTGCAAAAAGATCACCTGCTTCAACTGCAAAGAACAA TGGGAAGACATTCATGAAATATTGAGTTGTGAGGAGTTTAGGTTgtggaaaatgaaaaataaagatgAAGAGCTGAATGCTTATCTCACCAAGAATGGAATTG AATGTCCATCCTGCAGATTTCGGTTTGATTTGTGGAAAGGTGGATGCTTACACTTTAAGTGCACACAATGTCAGTATGATTTCTGTGGAGGATGCAGACAACCATTTCTTCAAGGATCC AAATGTGACTTCTCCGATGACTGTCATGGGAAGGGCTTACATGCGCATCACAGACGTGATTGTTTCTATTACCTAAGAGACTGGGATGTAGAGAGACTGCAGCAGCTTCTTCAG AACGGCATACGGTACAAGAGTAACATCATCAAAGAGCTGTCCGTACCCTTAGAAA GAATCTTCAATTTACAGAGAGCAAAATCTAACATGCAAATGGAGAAGGcagaagatggagaagaaaaagatcATACTTCCAACGA AAGAAAAGGAATACTTGGTGAAAGTAATAAATGA
- the LOC138783128 gene encoding E3 ubiquitin-protein ligase RNF31-like isoform X4 gives MSCEHDMGTDTMKINTQGHSCFQSFIHRCLLWFCCRKRGSFSVTQSSNVPHINTDDTTDDVDAEEWKQKIFDDLCQINDGSWRMEDIQEAVSSCTDYTSALQYLSHECQICCEKYPYSKFVKMTHCNCSFCEKCFIHHFSSVIKEKSIIHVVCPICGKPDLENEGNTEESMEYFNLLDTQIHHYLDSATHELFQCKLRDRALLEMPNFCWCSHCSFGILHERDTLQMKCPTCKKITCFNCKEQWEDIHEILSCEEFRLWKMKNKDEELNAYLTKNGIECPSCRFRFDLWKGGCLHFKCTQCQYDFCGGCRQPFLQGSKCDFSDDCHGKGLHAHHRRDCFYYLRDWDVERLQQLLQESSIYREQNLTCKWRRQKMEKKKIILPTKQKKRNTW, from the exons GTAGTTTCAGTGTAACTCAAAGCAGCAACGTTCCCCATATAAACACTGATGATACAACAGATGACGTCGAT GCGGAGGAATGGAAACAAAAAATCTTTGATGATTTATGTCAGATCAATGATGGCTCATGGAGAATGGAAGATATACAAGAAGCTGTTTCCTCCTGTACAGATTACACATCTGCCCTACAGTACTTGTCCCATGAGTGTCAGATCTGCTGTGAGAAATACCCATATTCAAAG TTTGTGAAGATGACACATTGCAATTGCTCCTTCTGTGAAAAGTGTTTCATTCATCATTTCTCTTCGGTGATCAAAGAGAAGAGTATCATCCATGTGGTGTGTCCCATCTGCGGGAAGCCTGATCTAGAGAATGAAGGCAACACAGAGGAGTCCATGGAGTATTTCAATTTGTTGGACACACAG aTCCATCACTATCTTGATTCAGCAACACATGAGCTGTTTCAATGTAAACTGAGGGACCGAGCACTCCTGGAGATGCCCAATTTTTGCTGGTGCAGTCAT TGTTCATTTGGTATTTTGCATGAAAGAGACACATTACAAATGAAATGTCCAACCTGCAAAAAGATCACCTGCTTCAACTGCAAAGAACAA TGGGAAGACATTCATGAAATATTGAGTTGTGAGGAGTTTAGGTTgtggaaaatgaaaaataaagatgAAGAGCTGAATGCTTATCTCACCAAGAATGGAATTG AATGTCCATCCTGCAGATTTCGGTTTGATTTGTGGAAAGGTGGATGCTTACACTTTAAGTGCACACAATGTCAGTATGATTTCTGTGGAGGATGCAGACAACCATTTCTTCAAGGATCC AAATGTGACTTCTCCGATGACTGTCATGGGAAGGGCTTACATGCGCATCACAGACGTGATTGTTTCTATTACCTAAGAGACTGGGATGTAGAGAGACTGCAGCAGCTTCTTCAG GAATCTTCAATTTACAGAGAGCAAAATCTAACATGCAAATGGAGAAGGcagaagatggagaagaaaaagatcATACTTCCAACGA AACAGAAGAAAAGGAATACTTGGTGA
- the IMPA1 gene encoding inositol monophosphatase 1, with translation MADQWKECMEFAVQIARQAGAVICAALKEEVSVMVKSSPADLVTATDQKVEEMIISTIKEKYPSHSFIGEESVAAGQGSTLTDNPTWIIDPIDGTTNFVHRFPFVAVSIGFAVNKQVEFGVVYSCVEDKMYTGRRGHGAYCNGQKLQVSGQKDITKSMIITELGSNRNPEVIKTILSNMERLLCIPIHGIRAVGTAAVNMCLVATGGADAYYEMGIHCWDMAAASVIVTEAGGVVLDAKGGPFDLMSCRVIAASSKEIGERISKELQLIPLVRDDGKKE, from the exons ATGGCAGATCAGTGGAAAGAATGTATGGAGTTTGCTGTCCAAATTGCAAGACAAGCGGGAGCT GTGATATGTGCAGCACTGAAAGAAGAAGTCTCTGTGATGGTGAAGAGCTCCCCGGCTGATCTGGTGACGGCTACAGACCAGAAAGTTGAAGAGATGATTATTTCAACGATCAAAGAGAAATATCCATCTCACAG TTTTATTGGTGAGGAATCTGTGGCGGCAGGGCAGGGAAGCACTTTAACAGATAACCCAACGTGGATTATCGATCCCATTGATGGCACAACTAATTTTGTTCACAG GTTTCCCTTTGTGGCTGTATCGATCGGTTTTGCAGTGAATAAGCAG GTTGAATTTGGGGTTGTATACAGCTGCGTAGAAGACAAGATGTACACGGGTAGAAGGGGACATGGGGCATACTGTAATGGTCAGAAATTGCAAGTCTCAGGGCAGAAAG ATATCACAAAATCCATGATTATTACAGAACTGGGATCAAATCGTAACCCTGAGGTTATTAAAACTATTCTGTCTAACatggagaggctgctgtgtattCCAATTCATGG GATCAGAGCAGTGGGCACGGCAGCTGTAAATATGTGCTTGGTGGCTACAGGAGGGGCCGATGCCTATTATGAAATGGGAATCCATTGCTGGGATATGGCTGCTGCATCAGTCATTGTTACAGAGGCTGGAGGGGTTGTCCTCGATGCAAAAG GAGGACCTTTCGATCTGATGTCCTGTAGAGTAATTGCAGCAAGCAGTAAAGAAATCGGAGAACGAATCTCCAAAGAACTTCAGCTCATACCATTGGTGCGGGATGATGGCAAGAAAGAATAA